A single genomic interval of Asinibacterium sp. OR53 harbors:
- a CDS encoding S8 family peptidase, whose amino-acid sequence MMHRGIVLSVVALPLFFVCGQAQNNIPRNWYQMDHSQDSFYGISLNRAYDFLKDKKKKSTPVVVAVLDSGVDTTHEDLKNMLWHNPKEIPGNGIDDDGNGYVDDVYGWNFLGGKDGRNLKRAPDERARIFHKWKSRFEGKPDTSAFSPVDKDHYQAWTKAVNELNFSPDEQMELMILDITCKALKRHDKVLRHEMGCEEYTCDKLEKFEPVSRLGKEAKLAYLTSMKMIGIPDEERNSETNVSILGQLEEYVEGKKAAFESKESVKDNRAEIVQDNYNSLTDRFYGNNDVMGPSPMHGTHVCGLIGAQRGNHIGIDGVADNVKLMMIRVVPDGDEYDKDVALAIRYAVDNGAKVINMSFGKYYSPEKMWVDSAVHYAEMKDVLIVHSSGNESYNLDTTVGYPNPWLKEWNTNAGNFITVGASSDPRINGSIAADFSNYGKTHVDVFAPGVKMYSTLPGTHTYGNQQGTSMSAPVVSGLAALIRSYYPELSAVQVKKIIEQSVLVPDASVPSFKPGDKKSVVSFSDLSKSGGIVNAYNAVKLAEQYKVMTDIKKNTTKANR is encoded by the coding sequence ATGATGCATCGTGGGATTGTTTTAAGTGTTGTGGCGTTGCCACTCTTCTTCGTTTGCGGCCAGGCCCAGAATAATATACCGAGGAACTGGTACCAGATGGACCATTCACAGGATTCCTTTTATGGTATCAGCCTGAATAGAGCCTATGATTTCCTGAAAGACAAAAAGAAGAAGTCCACCCCCGTTGTGGTTGCCGTGCTGGATTCCGGCGTGGATACCACGCATGAAGACCTGAAAAATATGCTGTGGCATAACCCGAAAGAAATTCCGGGCAACGGTATCGACGACGACGGCAACGGTTATGTGGATGATGTGTACGGGTGGAATTTTCTCGGCGGTAAAGACGGCCGCAATCTCAAACGAGCGCCCGATGAACGCGCCCGCATCTTCCACAAATGGAAAAGCCGGTTCGAAGGCAAACCCGATACCAGCGCATTTTCTCCAGTCGATAAAGACCATTACCAGGCCTGGACCAAAGCTGTGAATGAATTGAATTTCTCTCCCGACGAACAGATGGAGCTGATGATCCTCGACATCACCTGCAAAGCCCTGAAACGGCACGATAAAGTATTGCGGCATGAAATGGGTTGCGAAGAATATACCTGCGACAAACTTGAAAAGTTCGAACCCGTTTCCCGGCTCGGCAAAGAAGCCAAACTGGCTTATCTCACCAGCATGAAAATGATTGGCATACCGGATGAAGAAAGGAACAGTGAAACCAATGTGAGCATATTGGGCCAACTGGAAGAATATGTAGAAGGCAAAAAAGCCGCTTTTGAATCGAAAGAGTCTGTGAAAGATAACCGGGCAGAGATTGTGCAGGATAATTATAACAGTCTTACCGACCGCTTCTATGGCAACAATGATGTGATGGGTCCTTCGCCTATGCATGGCACCCATGTATGCGGACTCATCGGCGCCCAACGCGGCAACCATATTGGCATCGATGGCGTGGCAGATAACGTGAAACTGATGATGATAAGGGTGGTACCGGATGGAGATGAATACGATAAAGATGTAGCACTGGCTATCCGTTATGCGGTAGACAATGGTGCCAAAGTCATTAACATGAGTTTTGGCAAATATTATTCACCCGAGAAAATGTGGGTAGACAGCGCTGTGCATTATGCAGAAATGAAAGATGTGCTCATCGTGCACTCATCTGGTAATGAATCCTACAACCTCGATACAACCGTAGGCTATCCCAATCCCTGGCTCAAAGAATGGAACACCAATGCCGGTAATTTTATTACGGTAGGCGCCAGCAGCGATCCCAGGATCAATGGCAGCATTGCGGCTGATTTCAGTAATTATGGCAAAACACATGTAGACGTGTTTGCACCGGGTGTAAAAATGTATTCTACCCTCCCCGGTACCCATACCTATGGCAACCAGCAGGGCACCAGCATGTCGGCACCGGTTGTTTCCGGCCTCGCCGCGCTGATCCGCTCTTATTATCCTGAACTCAGCGCCGTACAAGTGAAAAAGATCATCGAGCAATCGGTATTGGTACCCGATGCATCGGTACCCAGTTTTAAGCCGGGCGATAAAAAATCTGTTGTATCTTTCAGTGATCTTTCCAAAAGCGGCGGTATCGTCAACGCATACAATGCAGTGAAGCTGGCAGAACAATACAAAGTCATGACCGATATTAAAAAAAATACCACCAAAGCCAACAGATAA
- the purB gene encoding adenylosuccinate lyase: MELLPLTAISPVDGRYRKQVHHLDEYFSEYGLIKYRVLVEIEYFFFLADKKFFKLPAKARLHLKKVADDFSIADAQQIKQIESITNHDVKAVEYFLKEQLDKAGIPELKEWIHFGLTSQDINNTSIPLSWKHCMEHEYMPSIINLQNNLYQLAAQWKDISLLARTHGQPASPTRLGKEIMVFVERLHNQVELFSSIPYAAKFGGATGNFNAHHVAFPKKNWITLGNEFVDQVLGLQRMQYTSQIEHYDNLAAHFDAMKRINNILIDLCRDCWTYISMDYFKQKTKKGEVGSSAMPHKVNPIDFENAEGNLGVANALLEHLSAKLPISRLQRDLTDSTVLRNLGVPVAHVIIALKSLEKGLSKLVLNEAKIKEDLENNWAVVAEAIQTILRRENYPNPYEALKDLTRGNNTIDKKAIHQFISTLKISSTLKKELKSITPSNYVGVNPVF; this comes from the coding sequence ATGGAATTGCTCCCACTCACCGCCATTTCCCCTGTAGACGGACGTTACCGCAAACAAGTACATCACCTCGATGAATATTTTTCTGAATACGGACTGATCAAATACAGGGTGTTGGTGGAGATCGAGTATTTCTTTTTCCTGGCCGATAAAAAATTCTTCAAACTGCCCGCCAAAGCAAGGCTCCATCTGAAGAAAGTGGCCGATGATTTCAGCATCGCCGATGCGCAGCAGATCAAACAGATCGAATCCATTACAAACCACGATGTAAAAGCGGTGGAATATTTTCTCAAGGAGCAACTCGATAAAGCCGGCATACCAGAACTGAAAGAGTGGATCCATTTCGGACTCACTTCACAGGACATCAATAATACTTCTATCCCACTAAGCTGGAAACATTGCATGGAGCATGAATACATGCCTTCCATCATCAACCTGCAAAACAACCTTTACCAGTTGGCTGCACAATGGAAAGACATTTCTTTACTCGCACGCACACACGGACAGCCTGCTTCACCCACCCGGCTGGGTAAAGAGATCATGGTTTTTGTAGAAAGGCTCCACAACCAGGTAGAGTTGTTTTCGAGCATACCGTATGCCGCTAAATTCGGCGGTGCTACCGGTAATTTCAACGCCCATCATGTTGCATTCCCTAAAAAGAACTGGATCACACTGGGCAATGAGTTTGTAGACCAGGTATTGGGCCTGCAACGCATGCAGTACACATCGCAAATTGAACATTACGACAATCTCGCGGCACATTTTGATGCCATGAAGCGCATCAACAATATCCTCATAGATCTTTGCCGCGACTGCTGGACCTATATCAGCATGGATTATTTCAAACAGAAAACCAAAAAAGGAGAAGTTGGTTCCTCGGCCATGCCCCATAAAGTGAACCCTATCGATTTTGAAAATGCCGAAGGCAACCTGGGGGTAGCCAATGCCCTCCTGGAACATTTATCGGCTAAACTGCCCATCAGCAGGCTCCAGCGCGACCTTACCGATTCCACTGTTTTACGGAACCTGGGCGTTCCGGTAGCGCATGTGATCATTGCACTTAAATCGCTGGAAAAAGGCCTTAGCAAGCTGGTGCTGAACGAGGCCAAAATCAAAGAAGACCTGGAGAACAACTGGGCTGTAGTGGCCGAAGCCATACAAACCATTCTGCGCCGCGAAAATTATCCCAACCCTTACGAGGCGCTGAAAGACCTTACCAGGGGCAATAATACCATCGACAAAAAAGCCATTCACCAGTTCATTAGTACGTTGAAAATCAGCAGTACGCTGAAAAAAGAATTAAAATCCATCACCCCCTCCAATTATGTGGGTGTAAACCCGGTCTTCTGA
- a CDS encoding menaquinone biosynthetic enzyme MqnA/MqnD family protein, with the protein MDKRIRVGVVSYLNTRPLLYGIRRSDLMNEMDLIEEYPSRIAGMLMDDAIDVGLVPVAIIPRLKEAHIITDYCIGANAEVASVGIFSEVPIEKISTVLLDYQSRTSVNLSKVLLKEYWKKEVVFEDAGKDFRSYIKGTTAGVVIGDRALEQRTQSAYIYDLGLAWQKHTGLPFVFAAWVANKKLGKDFEEAFSLANGYGLHHIDEIVAEIDCPWYDMKTYYTKNISYQLDEAKRKGLDLFLQKLSHLH; encoded by the coding sequence TTGGACAAGAGAATACGTGTTGGTGTTGTTAGTTATTTAAATACCAGGCCTTTGTTATATGGAATCAGGCGTTCGGACCTGATGAATGAGATGGATCTGATAGAGGAGTACCCATCGCGCATAGCCGGTATGTTGATGGATGATGCGATAGATGTGGGACTGGTTCCGGTAGCCATCATACCCAGGCTGAAAGAGGCACATATCATTACCGATTATTGTATAGGCGCCAATGCCGAAGTGGCTTCCGTGGGCATTTTCAGTGAAGTGCCGATAGAAAAGATCAGTACCGTGTTACTGGATTACCAGAGCCGCACTTCTGTTAACCTGTCAAAAGTGTTGCTGAAAGAGTACTGGAAAAAAGAAGTGGTATTTGAAGATGCGGGTAAGGATTTTCGTTCCTATATCAAAGGTACAACGGCAGGAGTAGTAATTGGCGACAGGGCGTTGGAACAGCGTACGCAATCGGCTTATATATACGACCTGGGGCTGGCCTGGCAAAAACACACAGGGCTCCCTTTTGTTTTTGCAGCATGGGTAGCGAACAAAAAGTTGGGTAAAGACTTTGAAGAAGCATTCAGCCTGGCGAACGGATATGGGTTGCATCATATCGATGAGATCGTGGCGGAAATAGATTGCCCCTGGTATGATATGAAAACCTATTACACAAAAAACATCAGCTACCAGCTGGATGAAGCAAAAAGAAAAGGACTTGACTTGTTTTTGCAAAAGTTATCTCATTTACACTAA
- a CDS encoding TylF/MycF/NovP-related O-methyltransferase, whose product MMKLIRKCLRMLRYDLVKYDGKNKLPSDFEPLHQEIYQKVADRTMTSPERIYSLVQAVKYIEKHAIEGAIVECGVWKGGSMMAVAETLTHCSNLNRELYLYDTFEGMSEPTAHDKTFFGADAAEILESDTNKERNLVWAYSSLETVQQGMASTRYPQDKIRYVKGKVEDTIPATLPGKIALLRLDTDWYESTLHEMIHLFPLLEKGGVLLLDDYGHWEGARKAVDEYIEKYQLKILLNRIDETGRIAIKQ is encoded by the coding sequence ATGATGAAATTAATAAGGAAGTGCTTGCGCATGCTGCGTTACGACCTGGTCAAATATGATGGGAAGAACAAGCTTCCCAGCGATTTTGAACCGCTGCACCAGGAAATCTATCAAAAAGTGGCAGACCGTACCATGACCAGTCCTGAAAGGATTTACAGCCTGGTGCAGGCAGTAAAGTATATCGAAAAACATGCGATCGAAGGTGCAATAGTAGAGTGTGGTGTTTGGAAAGGCGGGAGTATGATGGCGGTTGCCGAAACCCTTACGCATTGTAGTAATCTTAACCGCGAATTGTATTTATACGATACATTCGAAGGCATGTCGGAGCCCACTGCGCATGACAAAACTTTTTTTGGCGCCGATGCTGCTGAGATTCTTGAGTCGGATACCAATAAAGAACGAAACCTGGTATGGGCTTATTCATCGCTCGAAACCGTGCAGCAGGGCATGGCTTCTACCCGTTACCCACAAGACAAGATCAGGTACGTGAAAGGCAAAGTAGAAGATACCATACCGGCCACTTTGCCAGGTAAGATAGCGCTTCTGAGGCTTGATACAGACTGGTATGAATCTACCTTACATGAGATGATTCATCTGTTTCCCCTGCTTGAAAAAGGAGGTGTATTGTTGCTGGATGACTACGGACATTGGGAAGGTGCCCGAAAAGCAGTGGATGAATACATCGAAAAATACCAGCTCAAAATTTTACTAAACAGGATCGACGAAACAGGGCGCATCGCCATCAAACAGTAA
- a CDS encoding lipopolysaccharide biosynthesis protein: MGIIQKQSVKSSLYIFIGFIIGAINILILFPRFLSQDEIGLTRAMIDISLTLSILCTLGSLPAIYKFFPFYNDYTGADKNDLPMITGIACSIGFVITCLAGFFFRDFIVRKLGKSPQFAHYFYTIYPYTFCLLLFSWLEAFGWCLKKTTLTNFLKETSIRVLTTLLIVAYAFHQIGMTTFIHLFSIIYLIPAVVLLVALIRSRKWKLHFVPISSVTKRLKKKMIAFSLFIFGAQFLNVLAKTNDTILVISLRGLADTGIFAIATYVSATLEIPQRSISSISIPVLSESWKNKNMANISNIYKKSVSNLLVIGLGLFGLIWLNVHNLVLFLNKLASGTNGNYAIVGSVVLVMGLAKVLDLATGVNGQIIGTSNYWRFDFYTNVFYTILSIPLNFVLIKWLGLMGLAYSNLIALTLYNSVRYFFLWKKFRLQPYTMRHLYMLLFTALIYWIVRIIPQSSNLYIDIAIRSMAFLILFIPLTYYIRIAPDLTNLVVDKLALFTRRKEN, from the coding sequence ATGGGGATCATTCAAAAACAAAGCGTCAAATCTTCGCTCTATATTTTCATCGGTTTTATTATTGGCGCCATCAATATCCTCATTTTGTTCCCCCGTTTCTTATCCCAGGATGAGATAGGTCTTACCCGGGCGATGATAGATATATCGCTTACCCTTTCGATACTTTGCACATTGGGCTCCCTGCCTGCGATCTATAAATTCTTCCCTTTTTATAATGATTACACAGGTGCTGACAAAAACGATCTTCCCATGATCACCGGCATCGCTTGTAGCATCGGTTTTGTGATCACCTGTCTTGCCGGCTTTTTTTTCAGGGACTTCATCGTTCGAAAACTGGGCAAGTCTCCCCAGTTCGCCCATTACTTTTATACCATCTATCCGTATACCTTCTGTCTTTTGCTTTTTTCCTGGCTCGAGGCATTTGGATGGTGTTTGAAGAAAACTACCCTGACCAATTTTCTGAAGGAAACGAGTATCCGTGTGCTCACCACGCTGCTCATCGTTGCCTATGCTTTCCACCAGATTGGCATGACAACCTTCATACATCTTTTCAGCATTATTTATCTTATTCCTGCAGTAGTATTACTGGTTGCGTTGATCCGTTCCCGAAAATGGAAATTACATTTTGTTCCCATCAGCAGTGTAACCAAGCGGCTGAAAAAGAAAATGATCGCATTCAGCCTGTTCATTTTCGGTGCGCAGTTCCTGAATGTGCTTGCAAAAACCAATGACACTATTCTTGTCATTAGCCTGCGCGGTCTGGCCGATACCGGCATATTCGCCATTGCCACCTACGTCAGCGCCACGCTGGAAATTCCACAGCGAAGCATCAGCTCCATCAGTATACCCGTCTTATCGGAATCATGGAAGAATAAGAACATGGCCAATATCAGCAACATCTATAAAAAAAGTGTGTCGAACCTGCTGGTCATTGGCCTGGGGCTGTTTGGCCTCATTTGGTTGAATGTTCACAACCTGGTGCTGTTCCTCAATAAACTTGCTTCCGGAACCAATGGCAACTATGCCATTGTGGGATCTGTAGTATTAGTAATGGGATTGGCCAAAGTGCTGGACCTGGCCACTGGTGTAAATGGACAGATCATTGGCACTTCGAATTACTGGCGTTTCGATTTTTACACCAATGTATTTTATACCATCCTTTCCATTCCATTGAATTTTGTGTTGATCAAGTGGCTGGGGTTGATGGGACTGGCTTATTCAAACCTCATTGCCTTAACGCTGTACAATAGTGTACGGTATTTCTTTTTATGGAAAAAATTCAGGCTGCAGCCTTATACGATGAGGCATTTGTATATGCTGCTGTTCACAGCATTGATCTATTGGATAGTGCGCATCATTCCGCAAAGCAGTAACCTGTATATCGATATCGCCATCCGTTCCATGGCATTCCTTATACTTTTTATACCACTCACTTATTATATCCGGATTGCGCCCGATCTTACCAATTTGGTGGTAGATAAATTAGCCTTATTCACCCGCAGAAAAGAAAATTAG
- a CDS encoding glycosyltransferase, which produces MSHLSVITICFNNLEEVKLTCASVDAQTMKPAEHLIVDGSTNTVIADWLATTPQPAYRKWMHIPGEGIVDSFNRGIVHAAGDITHLLNSGDSYAENNVIEQVINFFSQHEAVQWVSAKLRTLRSGHIVEVGKPFDKNKIYRGMRSVLHPTWFVKRQVYDRIGLYDKQYRIAMDYDMMCRIGAEPYAFIDITTTYFDNTGVSTIKYLDSLKENIKAYESHFGYSIKCRLWQFRLKMLHLLLRTGFGKALYSLKKALGLENL; this is translated from the coding sequence ATGTCCCATCTTTCCGTTATAACCATTTGTTTTAATAACCTTGAAGAAGTCAAGCTCACCTGCGCTTCTGTGGATGCACAAACTATGAAACCGGCTGAGCACCTGATTGTTGACGGATCTACCAATACTGTTATTGCCGACTGGTTGGCAACCACACCGCAGCCTGCATATAGGAAATGGATGCATATTCCTGGTGAAGGCATTGTGGATAGTTTTAACAGGGGAATTGTGCATGCGGCGGGAGATATAACGCATTTGCTCAACTCTGGGGATTCGTATGCAGAAAATAATGTGATAGAGCAGGTGATAAATTTCTTCAGCCAGCATGAAGCTGTTCAGTGGGTCAGTGCAAAATTACGTACCCTGCGTAGCGGGCATATTGTAGAAGTAGGGAAGCCCTTTGATAAAAATAAGATCTACCGTGGTATGCGCAGTGTGTTGCATCCTACCTGGTTTGTGAAACGGCAGGTGTATGATCGCATCGGGTTGTATGATAAACAGTATCGCATTGCGATGGACTATGATATGATGTGCCGCATTGGAGCGGAACCGTATGCGTTCATTGATATCACTACTACGTATTTTGATAACACCGGTGTGAGCACCATTAAATACCTTGATTCACTGAAAGAGAACATCAAAGCCTATGAATCTCATTTTGGTTATTCCATCAAATGCCGGCTCTGGCAATTCCGTTTAAAAATGCTGCACCTGTTATTGCGGACAGGTTTCGGTAAAGCCTTGTACAGCTTGAAAAAAGCATTGGGCTTAGAAAACCTCTGA
- a CDS encoding glycosyltransferase family 9 protein gives MLNRLKGVLYDLTSLAARAGSRKKTAPRLLIVRIDEIGDYILWRNFLKEIVSAEKFKDHEIHLCGNQSWKSLFNLFDSKLVDEVHWIDKQRFKKDLRYRFSYLRKIFFCHFDVVINPTFSRDLRNDDAIVKAAKATYAIGMQANAENIKSYQKGYDTRLYDQLFTLQEKPIFEFLRNRLFTEFVTGAASSVLNTQIQTDQLPVVEAPLPDKYFVVFPGSRHPSRIWPTGHFVTVSNYLYEQRGYTAVVCGAANDEPYTTAFCDQYCHPFINLSGKTSLPQLLSVLRGARCLLSVDTGSVHLAAAVGCTVFGIFNGSQYKRFAPYPPAVAANFFAFYPEQVMTAIASSATVPPEYEFVVDIPYASVTTGQLIQKIEKWQASEVF, from the coding sequence ATGCTAAACAGATTAAAAGGCGTCTTATACGATCTCACCTCCCTTGCCGCAAGAGCCGGTTCTCGTAAAAAAACAGCACCCCGTTTGCTTATTGTCCGCATTGATGAGATCGGCGATTATATACTCTGGCGTAACTTTTTGAAAGAGATCGTTTCGGCAGAAAAATTCAAAGACCATGAAATTCATCTATGCGGTAATCAAAGCTGGAAAAGCTTGTTCAACCTGTTCGACAGCAAGCTGGTTGATGAAGTGCACTGGATAGACAAGCAACGTTTCAAAAAAGACCTGCGGTATCGTTTCAGTTATTTGAGGAAAATATTTTTCTGTCATTTTGATGTTGTCATCAATCCTACTTTCTCTCGTGATCTGCGCAATGATGACGCCATTGTAAAAGCTGCAAAAGCAACTTATGCCATAGGCATGCAAGCCAATGCAGAGAATATAAAGTCTTACCAAAAAGGATACGATACCCGCTTATACGATCAATTATTCACGTTGCAGGAGAAACCCATTTTTGAATTTCTCCGAAACCGTTTGTTCACCGAATTCGTAACGGGTGCCGCTTCCAGCGTGCTCAATACACAAATACAGACCGATCAGTTACCTGTTGTTGAAGCTCCGTTACCAGATAAATATTTCGTGGTCTTTCCCGGCTCTCGGCATCCGTCGCGTATATGGCCAACCGGTCATTTTGTAACGGTGAGCAATTATTTGTACGAACAAAGAGGCTATACTGCCGTTGTATGCGGCGCGGCCAATGACGAACCTTATACAACGGCTTTTTGCGATCAATACTGTCATCCCTTTATCAACCTGTCGGGAAAAACATCATTACCCCAGTTGCTTTCTGTACTCCGTGGCGCCCGATGCCTGTTGTCTGTTGATACGGGTTCTGTTCACCTGGCCGCAGCAGTGGGTTGTACAGTATTCGGTATTTTCAACGGTTCTCAATACAAACGTTTCGCGCCTTATCCGCCGGCCGTTGCTGCTAATTTTTTTGCTTTTTATCCCGAACAAGTAATGACAGCTATTGCTTCATCAGCAACTGTTCCGCCTGAATATGAGTTCGTGGTCGACATTCCTTATGCATCGGTAACCACCGGTCAATTAATACAAAAAATAGAGAAGTGGCAGGCATCAGAGGTTTTCTAA
- a CDS encoding class I SAM-dependent methyltransferase: protein MVSKDFNPGVRHPLYFIRKGLYNKISLYSGELKGRVLDFGCGAKPYRSLFQHVDAYIGVDYASEGHSHQNEEIDVYYDGKTLPFENESFDALFSSEVFEHVFGLAQILPEINRVLKKDAKILITCPFLWEEHEEPVDYARYTRFALQDMLTKNGFEILITDKNGHMVRAMHQAFIVYLHDYWLHKVPFFSRFNLFKKIIRQAVIPSLNCLFLLFEPLWPKYDKLYLNTIILAQKKG from the coding sequence ATGGTATCCAAAGACTTCAATCCGGGCGTCAGGCATCCTTTATATTTTATCCGCAAGGGGTTGTATAACAAAATTAGTCTTTATAGCGGAGAATTGAAGGGGCGCGTGCTGGATTTTGGATGTGGCGCCAAGCCTTACCGTTCCTTATTCCAGCATGTGGATGCTTATATTGGGGTTGACTACGCCAGTGAAGGGCATAGCCATCAAAACGAAGAGATCGACGTGTACTATGACGGAAAAACCCTACCATTCGAAAATGAAAGTTTTGATGCGTTGTTCAGCTCGGAAGTGTTTGAACATGTATTCGGACTGGCACAAATATTACCAGAGATCAACCGGGTACTGAAAAAGGATGCTAAAATACTTATTACCTGCCCTTTTCTGTGGGAAGAGCACGAAGAGCCGGTTGATTATGCGAGGTATACCCGTTTTGCTTTGCAGGATATGTTGACGAAGAATGGATTTGAGATACTGATAACAGACAAGAACGGACACATGGTTCGTGCCATGCACCAGGCATTCATTGTGTACCTGCATGATTACTGGTTGCACAAAGTGCCTTTCTTTTCCAGGTTCAACCTTTTCAAAAAAATCATACGACAGGCTGTGATTCCTTCCCTGAACTGCCTGTTCCTGCTTTTTGAACCGCTTTGGCCGAAATACGACAAGCTTTATTTGAATACCATAATCCTCGCACAAAAGAAAGGATGA
- a CDS encoding methyltransferase domain-containing protein — translation MDIFVLKRKIRGTLEKWGIRFGPRSETGKVRKWVLPYCEGKGCDIGFGGDKIKKIDCDGIDYAKPYTHTGEDKVDIPCDVINSEIPVPDNTYDYVYSSHLIEDFTDTKDALRKFIRILKSGGNLVLAFPDQPKYERYCRKMGITANPYHIHANMGYDTMMHHLQELQGISFEVLFSSNCEIDYNVVLALKITKL, via the coding sequence ATGGATATTTTCGTTCTGAAAAGAAAAATAAGGGGTACACTGGAAAAATGGGGAATTCGTTTCGGGCCCCGGTCAGAAACAGGCAAGGTGCGCAAATGGGTACTTCCCTATTGCGAGGGCAAAGGCTGTGACATTGGCTTTGGTGGCGATAAAATAAAGAAGATCGATTGTGATGGTATCGATTATGCCAAGCCCTATACCCATACCGGTGAAGACAAAGTGGATATTCCATGCGATGTTATCAACAGTGAAATACCCGTGCCTGATAATACCTATGATTATGTGTATTCGAGTCACCTCATAGAAGACTTTACCGACACAAAAGATGCACTTCGGAAATTCATACGCATATTAAAGAGTGGTGGGAATCTGGTACTGGCTTTTCCCGATCAACCCAAATACGAACGTTATTGCCGTAAGATGGGCATTACCGCTAACCCTTATCATATACACGCCAATATGGGTTATGATACCATGATGCATCACCTGCAGGAATTACAGGGTATCTCCTTTGAGGTTTTGTTCAGCAGTAATTGCGAGATCGATTATAATGTTGTGCTGGCATTGAAAATCACTAAACTTTAG
- a CDS encoding glycosyltransferase family 2 protein has translation MNTAPKISVVVCTYNRADYITDAMNSLYGQSLDKSYYEVIIVNNNSSDNTAAICENYISAHPDAQFYFLNEHKQGASFARNTGAALSRAPLLCFMDDDAVAAPDYLERIVSFFNEHADAGGLGGRITPRYIPAEPKWMSYYVSSLVGNFDYAQEVAIFKPGKYPLESNMIVRKEDFVAVNGFNTALPGVAGTLRIGGEGKEFFFKLQAMGKPIYYDPAISVEHVVEVKKLTAEYMYRVASGIGRGEQVRVKAIGRMAYYNKIAEYFFKLGASVILGIKYSLAGHPAKAWPVIQFRIDALKGLLGY, from the coding sequence ATGAATACAGCGCCCAAGATATCAGTAGTTGTTTGCACTTATAACCGTGCCGATTATATTACGGATGCCATGAATAGCCTTTACGGGCAAAGTCTCGATAAATCTTATTACGAGGTGATCATCGTCAACAACAACTCATCTGATAATACGGCCGCGATTTGTGAAAACTATATCAGTGCGCATCCCGATGCGCAGTTCTATTTTCTCAATGAACACAAACAAGGCGCTTCTTTTGCCAGGAATACTGGAGCAGCCCTGAGCCGCGCTCCCCTATTGTGTTTCATGGATGATGATGCCGTTGCAGCACCTGATTACCTGGAGCGCATTGTATCTTTTTTCAACGAACATGCCGATGCGGGAGGGTTAGGCGGAAGGATCACACCCAGGTATATCCCTGCCGAGCCGAAATGGATGAGTTATTATGTTTCCTCACTGGTAGGCAACTTTGATTATGCACAGGAAGTAGCGATTTTCAAACCCGGCAAGTACCCGCTGGAATCCAATATGATCGTGAGAAAAGAAGATTTTGTAGCCGTCAACGGATTCAACACAGCATTGCCTGGTGTAGCTGGCACATTGCGCATCGGTGGTGAAGGAAAAGAATTCTTTTTCAAATTACAGGCGATGGGCAAACCCATATACTATGATCCTGCCATATCTGTTGAACATGTGGTTGAAGTAAAAAAGTTGACTGCCGAATATATGTACCGCGTGGCAAGTGGTATAGGAAGAGGAGAACAGGTAAGGGTCAAAGCCATTGGCAGGATGGCTTATTATAACAAAATTGCGGAATACTTTTTTAAACTGGGTGCTTCGGTAATACTGGGTATCAAATATTCACTCGCGGGGCACCCGGCAAAAGCATGGCCGGTTATCCAGTTCAGGATCGATGCTTTAAAAGGATTGTTGGGATACTAA